One window of Candidatus Mycobacterium wuenschmannii genomic DNA carries:
- a CDS encoding SDR family NAD(P)-dependent oxidoreductase: MALPTPSPTSTAVVTGASSGIGSDIARELADRGHGVTLVARREDKLRALADELSGRVRVETVVCDVADATARAGLLDEVAGRGLTVDILVNNAGIGTIGSVLKTAVDDEIAQVRVNVEAVIDLTTRAVQQMVPRGRGAILNVGSTAGFHPFPGQVGYSGTKAFVKSYTEGLRGELAGTGVTVALLNPGPVRTGFLESAGMDERAFAAAFPKFLWMPSRDVARIGVDALVGDRGTVIAGLPSRLSTRLFQFMPRRLLMPLLKSQHPGLRRDRSAG, encoded by the coding sequence ATGGCCCTCCCGACACCGTCGCCCACCAGCACCGCCGTCGTGACGGGTGCCTCGTCGGGCATCGGCAGCGACATCGCCCGCGAACTGGCCGACCGTGGTCACGGCGTCACGCTGGTCGCCCGCCGCGAGGACAAACTCCGTGCGCTGGCCGACGAACTCTCCGGCCGGGTTCGCGTCGAGACGGTCGTCTGCGATGTCGCCGACGCGACGGCGCGCGCCGGGCTGCTCGACGAGGTGGCCGGTCGGGGCCTGACCGTCGACATCCTGGTCAACAATGCCGGAATCGGCACTATCGGGTCGGTGCTGAAGACCGCCGTCGACGACGAGATCGCGCAGGTGCGGGTCAACGTTGAGGCCGTCATCGACCTGACCACCCGCGCGGTCCAGCAGATGGTGCCCCGCGGGCGTGGCGCGATCCTCAACGTCGGATCCACCGCGGGCTTTCACCCCTTCCCGGGGCAGGTCGGCTACAGCGGGACCAAGGCGTTCGTGAAGTCCTACACCGAGGGTCTGCGCGGCGAGCTCGCCGGCACCGGCGTCACCGTGGCGCTCTTGAACCCGGGCCCGGTGCGCACCGGGTTCCTGGAAAGCGCGGGCATGGACGAGCGGGCGTTCGCCGCCGCCTTTCCGAAGTTCCTGTGGATGCCGTCGCGGGATGTCGCACGGATCGGTGTCGACGCGCTCGTCGGCGACCGCGGCACGGTGATCGCCGGGCTGCCCAGCCGGCTCAGTACCCGGCTGTTCCAGTTCATGCCGCGACGACTGCTGATGCCGTTGTTGAAGAGTCAGCATCCCGGCCTGCGCCGGGACCGGTCAGCGGGCTGA
- a CDS encoding VOC family protein: MLDHLVINCSDFASSQRFYDRVLSVLGCSRLQDFGVAIGYGRDGKADFWIAEGATMGPNRETHFAFAAADVHAVHAFHAAAVELGAESLHAPRLWPEYGEGYFAAFVRDPDGNNVEAVCHA, encoded by the coding sequence ATGCTTGATCATCTGGTAATCAACTGCTCGGATTTCGCCAGCTCGCAGCGGTTCTACGACCGCGTACTCAGCGTGCTCGGGTGTTCGCGATTGCAGGATTTCGGCGTGGCCATCGGTTACGGGCGGGATGGCAAGGCGGATTTCTGGATCGCCGAAGGCGCGACGATGGGACCGAACCGGGAGACTCACTTCGCCTTCGCGGCGGCCGACGTCCACGCGGTACACGCTTTTCACGCCGCAGCGGTCGAGCTGGGGGCAGAGTCGTTGCACGCCCCGCGGCTCTGGCCGGAATACGGGGAGGGCTACTTTGCCGCCTTCGTCCGCGACCCCGACGGCAACAATGTCGAAGCCGTCTGCCACGCGTAG
- a CDS encoding endonuclease domain-containing protein, producing MGEDEWPILGRQAVRRGELSTWTLQRDYRPVYRNVYVSKQATLTALTRARAAWLWSGGDATLTGISAAAVLGTKWLDACAPAELCRRNRHAPAGILVHTFDLDDREVVTRDGIRVTCPERTAFDIGRSLSANRTIPILDALANATNLKVADVVALAVASPGARGIRSLRRALTLLDGGAESPQESRVRLLLVDAGLPRPETQIEFSDEFGVVRIRVDMGWREWRVAVEYDGIQHWSDRYQRSWDIDRIAMLEDLGWVVVRVSAEMLSRPNVIIERVRCKLRAAGCPT from the coding sequence GTGGGCGAGGATGAGTGGCCGATACTCGGTCGGCAGGCCGTACGGCGAGGCGAGCTTTCGACCTGGACGCTGCAGCGGGATTATCGGCCCGTCTACCGCAACGTCTACGTGTCGAAGCAGGCGACGCTGACTGCACTCACCCGGGCTCGCGCGGCATGGCTGTGGTCCGGCGGCGACGCAACGCTAACGGGAATTTCCGCTGCGGCCGTGCTCGGAACCAAGTGGTTGGACGCCTGCGCGCCCGCCGAGTTGTGCCGTCGAAACCGCCATGCGCCGGCTGGAATCCTCGTTCATACGTTTGATCTGGACGACCGGGAAGTGGTCACCCGTGATGGAATTCGAGTCACATGTCCGGAGCGGACGGCGTTCGATATTGGACGGTCGTTGTCCGCGAACCGCACTATCCCCATTCTGGATGCACTTGCGAACGCGACGAATCTCAAGGTCGCTGACGTCGTCGCGCTTGCTGTTGCCAGCCCCGGCGCCCGAGGTATTCGAAGCCTGCGACGCGCGTTGACACTGCTCGACGGTGGCGCAGAATCTCCGCAGGAGAGTCGCGTTCGTCTGTTACTCGTCGATGCCGGCTTACCGCGGCCGGAGACGCAAATCGAATTCTCCGACGAGTTCGGTGTAGTGCGCATACGGGTCGACATGGGCTGGCGCGAGTGGCGGGTCGCTGTCGAGTACGACGGCATCCAGCACTGGTCCGACCGATATCAGCGTTCGTGGGACATCGATCGGATCGCGATGCTCGAAGACCTCGGTTGGGTTGTCGTCAGAGTCAGCGCCGAGATGCTGTCCCGGCCTAATGTGATCATCGAACGCGTCCGCTGCAAGCTGCGCGCAGCGGGCTGTCCCACTTAG
- a CDS encoding mycothiol transferase, whose product MADDAARELLRDSFTRLIEHVDEITDGLTDEQANYRPSPSANSIAWLIWHSARVQDIQLAPIAGIEQVWESGGWVDRFGLDLPRNDSGYGHGPAEVAKVQASAELLAGYYHALHDATLQFVARVTAADLEKVIDRNWDPPVTASARIVSIIDDCAQHLGQAAYLLPLAPEPS is encoded by the coding sequence ATGGCTGACGACGCTGCCCGAGAGTTGTTGCGCGACTCCTTCACCCGGCTGATCGAGCATGTGGACGAGATCACCGACGGCCTGACCGACGAGCAGGCCAACTATCGACCATCGCCGAGCGCCAACAGCATCGCCTGGCTGATTTGGCACAGCGCGCGGGTGCAGGACATCCAGCTCGCGCCGATCGCGGGCATCGAGCAGGTGTGGGAATCCGGCGGATGGGTCGACCGGTTCGGCCTGGATCTGCCGCGCAACGACAGCGGCTACGGCCACGGGCCGGCCGAGGTCGCCAAGGTGCAGGCGTCGGCGGAACTGCTGGCCGGCTACTACCACGCCCTGCACGACGCGACGCTGCAGTTCGTCGCCCGAGTCACCGCAGCGGACCTGGAGAAGGTCATCGACCGCAACTGGGATCCGCCGGTGACGGCCAGCGCCCGGATCGTCAGCATCATCGACGACTGCGCCCAGCACCTCGGCCAAGCGGCCTATCTGCTGCCGCTCGCTCCCGAGCCAAGCTAG
- a CDS encoding TetR/AcrR family transcriptional regulator — protein MPVPAKPLRADAARNRARVLETAYETFAAEGLSVPIDEIARRAGVGAGTVYRHFPTKEDLFAAVVESRIQHVITAGRGLLDDPGPGEALFAFLRSMVLDFGATDQGLVEALGGLGIDVNECAPDAEDAFRALLGELLKAAQAAGTVRADVDVPEIKALMVGCQAMQGYDEARAARLTDVVIDGLRPSR, from the coding sequence ATGCCTGTACCCGCGAAGCCGCTTCGTGCCGACGCCGCACGCAACCGCGCCCGGGTGCTGGAAACTGCCTACGAGACCTTCGCGGCCGAAGGCCTGTCCGTGCCGATTGACGAGATCGCCCGTCGCGCCGGAGTCGGGGCGGGGACCGTCTACCGGCACTTCCCGACCAAGGAGGACCTGTTCGCGGCCGTCGTCGAAAGCCGGATCCAGCACGTCATCACCGCAGGTCGGGGGCTGCTGGACGACCCGGGTCCGGGTGAGGCGCTGTTCGCCTTCCTGCGGTCGATGGTGCTGGATTTCGGCGCCACCGATCAGGGGTTGGTCGAGGCTCTCGGTGGCCTGGGTATCGACGTCAACGAGTGCGCACCCGACGCCGAGGATGCGTTCCGCGCGCTGCTGGGCGAGCTGCTGAAGGCCGCGCAGGCCGCAGGAACCGTGCGCGCCGATGTCGACGTGCCGGAGATCAAGGCGCTCATGGTCGGCTGCCAGGCGATGCAGGGCTACGACGAGGCACGCGCCGCGCGGCTGACCGACGTCGTGATCGACGGTTTACGCCCGTCGCGATAG
- a CDS encoding N-acyl-D-amino-acid deacylase family protein encodes MTYDLIIRNGTIVDGLGGEPFVGDVAVSDGVIAAVGSIDDADAAREIDASGSLVTPGFVDLHTHYDGQSIWSERLTPSSAHGVTTVVMGNCGVGFAPCRQEDHDVLVDVMAGVEDIPGVVMTDGLPWNWETFPQYMDALEAGKRDIDVAAYLPHSPLRVYAMGRRGAEREEATAEDLALMRKLAKEAIEVGALGFATSRFTIHKTESGSPIPSYDAAREEIDQIARGVVDGGGGLLQFVPDIPAGGYQPVLQTVFDVAEDVGLPVTFTLVVANSGEPTWPDAITMIEKANAAGGDITAQLLPRPIGLIIGLQLSANPFVLYPSYREIADLPLDERVAEMRKPEVRARILADKPGHGHPILYVAQMWDWIFPLTDNPNYEPDPADSIGARARAKGVDPMAEAYDRLLDDEGRAMLLVATSNLENQSLDTVGELLHRDDVVLGLGDGGAHYGMICDASYSTYFLTHWARDRRTGRFEVAEAVRRLTSVPARVAGLADRGRIAVGYKADLNVIDHAALRIHKPVIVHDLPAGGRRLDQTADGYVATIVSGEVIAENGVPTDARPGKLIRGRQPVPA; translated from the coding sequence ATGACCTACGACCTGATCATCCGCAACGGCACCATCGTCGACGGCCTCGGCGGTGAGCCGTTCGTCGGCGACGTCGCCGTCAGCGACGGCGTGATCGCGGCGGTCGGCTCGATCGACGACGCCGATGCCGCGCGCGAGATCGACGCATCCGGGTCGCTGGTGACGCCCGGCTTCGTCGACCTGCACACCCACTACGACGGCCAGTCGATCTGGTCGGAGCGGCTGACGCCGTCGTCGGCGCACGGCGTGACGACCGTGGTGATGGGCAACTGCGGCGTCGGCTTCGCGCCGTGCCGGCAGGAGGACCACGACGTGCTGGTCGACGTGATGGCCGGCGTGGAAGACATCCCTGGTGTCGTGATGACCGACGGGCTGCCCTGGAACTGGGAGACGTTCCCGCAGTACATGGACGCCCTCGAGGCGGGCAAGCGCGATATCGATGTAGCGGCGTATCTGCCGCATTCGCCGCTGCGCGTCTACGCGATGGGACGGCGCGGCGCCGAGCGCGAAGAGGCCACCGCGGAGGATCTGGCGCTGATGCGAAAGCTGGCCAAGGAGGCGATCGAGGTGGGGGCGCTGGGCTTCGCCACTTCGCGCTTCACCATTCACAAGACCGAAAGTGGTTCGCCCATACCGAGTTACGACGCGGCACGCGAGGAGATCGATCAGATCGCACGCGGCGTGGTCGACGGCGGCGGCGGACTGCTGCAGTTCGTGCCGGACATCCCCGCGGGCGGCTACCAGCCAGTGCTGCAGACGGTCTTCGACGTGGCCGAGGATGTCGGCCTACCGGTGACGTTCACGTTGGTGGTCGCCAACAGCGGCGAACCGACCTGGCCCGACGCCATCACGATGATCGAGAAGGCCAACGCGGCCGGCGGCGACATCACCGCGCAATTGCTGCCGCGCCCGATCGGGCTGATCATCGGACTTCAGTTGAGCGCCAACCCATTTGTGCTGTATCCCAGCTACCGCGAGATCGCGGATCTGCCGCTGGACGAGCGCGTGGCCGAGATGCGTAAGCCCGAGGTCCGCGCCCGCATCCTGGCCGACAAGCCCGGGCATGGGCACCCCATCCTGTACGTGGCGCAGATGTGGGACTGGATCTTCCCGCTGACGGATAACCCCAACTACGAGCCGGACCCGGCCGACAGCATCGGCGCCAGGGCGCGCGCCAAGGGCGTCGACCCGATGGCGGAGGCCTACGACCGGTTGCTCGACGACGAGGGCCGCGCCATGCTGTTGGTCGCGACCAGCAACTTGGAGAACCAGTCGCTGGACACCGTCGGAGAGTTGCTGCACCGCGACGACGTGGTGCTCGGCCTGGGTGATGGCGGCGCGCACTACGGAATGATCTGCGACGCAAGCTATTCCACGTATTTCCTGACGCACTGGGCGCGTGACCGCAGGACGGGGCGCTTCGAGGTGGCCGAGGCCGTGCGTCGGCTCACCTCGGTGCCGGCGCGCGTCGCCGGGCTGGCCGACCGCGGCCGGATCGCCGTCGGCTACAAGGCCGATCTCAACGTGATCGACCACGCGGCGCTGCGCATTCACAAGCCCGTGATCGTCCACGACCTGCCCGCCGGCGGGCGTCGCCTCGACCAGACCGCGGACGGCTATGTGGCGACGATCGTCTCCGGTGAGGTGATCGCCGAGAACGGCGTGCCGACCGACGCGCGCCCCGGCAAGCTGATCCGCGGCCGCCAGCCTGTGCCCGCCTGA
- the groL gene encoding chaperonin GroEL (60 kDa chaperone family; promotes refolding of misfolded polypeptides especially under stressful conditions; forms two stacked rings of heptamers to form a barrel-shaped 14mer; ends can be capped by GroES; misfolded proteins enter the barrel where they are refolded when GroES binds) translates to MAKTIAYDEEARRGLERGLNSLADAVKVTLGPKGRNVVLEKKWGAPTITNDGVSIAKEIELEDPYEKIGAELVKEVAKKTDDVAGDGTTTATVLAQALVKEGLRNVAAGANPLGLKRGIEKAVEKVTETLLKSAKEVETKEQISATAAISAGDTQIGELIAEAMDKVGNEGVITVEESNTFGLQLELTEGMRFDKGYISGYFVTDAERQEAVLEDPYILLVSSKVSTVKDLLPLLEKVIQSGKPLLIIAEDVEGEALSTLVVNKIRGTFKSVAVKAPGFGDRRKAMLQDIAILTGGQVVSEEVGLSLETADVALLGTARKVVINKDETTIVEGAGDSDAIAGRVAQIRAEIENSDSDYDREKLQERLAKLAGGVAVIKAGAATEVELKERKHRIEDAVRNAKAAVEEGIVAGGGVALLQSAPSLDDLKLTGDEATGANIVRVALSAPLKQIAFNGGLEPGVVAEKVTNSKPGVGLNAATGEYEDLLKAGVADPVKVTRSALQNAASIAALFLTTEAVVADKPEKAAAPVGDPTGGMGGMDF, encoded by the coding sequence ATGGCCAAGACAATTGCGTACGACGAAGAGGCCCGTCGCGGCCTCGAGCGGGGCCTGAACAGCCTCGCCGACGCGGTAAAGGTGACGCTGGGACCCAAGGGTCGCAACGTCGTCCTGGAGAAGAAGTGGGGCGCCCCCACGATCACCAACGATGGTGTGTCCATCGCGAAGGAGATCGAGCTGGAGGACCCCTACGAGAAGATCGGCGCCGAGCTGGTCAAAGAGGTCGCCAAGAAGACTGACGATGTTGCCGGTGACGGCACCACCACGGCGACCGTGCTCGCTCAGGCGCTCGTCAAGGAAGGCCTGCGCAACGTCGCGGCCGGCGCCAACCCGCTGGGCCTCAAGCGCGGCATCGAGAAGGCCGTCGAGAAGGTCACCGAGACCCTGCTGAAGTCGGCCAAAGAGGTCGAGACCAAAGAGCAGATCTCGGCCACCGCCGCCATCTCGGCCGGCGACACCCAGATCGGCGAGCTGATCGCCGAGGCTATGGACAAGGTCGGCAACGAGGGTGTCATCACCGTCGAGGAGTCGAACACCTTCGGCCTGCAGCTGGAGCTCACCGAAGGTATGCGCTTCGACAAGGGCTACATCTCGGGTTACTTCGTCACCGACGCCGAGCGTCAGGAAGCGGTCCTCGAGGACCCGTACATCCTGCTGGTCTCGTCGAAGGTGTCGACGGTCAAGGACCTGCTGCCGCTGCTGGAGAAGGTCATCCAGTCCGGCAAGCCGTTGCTGATCATCGCCGAGGACGTCGAGGGCGAAGCGCTGTCGACCCTGGTCGTGAACAAGATCCGCGGCACCTTCAAGTCGGTCGCCGTCAAGGCGCCGGGCTTCGGTGACCGCCGCAAGGCCATGCTGCAGGACATCGCGATCCTGACCGGCGGCCAGGTCGTCAGCGAAGAGGTCGGCCTCTCGTTGGAGACTGCCGATGTCGCGCTGCTGGGCACGGCTCGCAAGGTGGTCATCAACAAGGACGAGACGACCATCGTCGAGGGTGCCGGTGACTCCGACGCCATCGCCGGACGGGTTGCGCAGATCCGCGCCGAGATCGAGAACAGCGACTCCGACTACGACCGCGAGAAGCTGCAGGAGCGCCTGGCCAAGCTGGCCGGCGGTGTTGCGGTGATCAAGGCCGGAGCTGCCACCGAGGTGGAGCTCAAGGAGCGCAAGCACCGCATCGAGGACGCCGTGCGTAACGCCAAGGCTGCCGTCGAAGAGGGCATCGTCGCCGGTGGTGGCGTCGCCCTGCTGCAGTCGGCCCCGTCGCTGGACGACCTGAAGCTGACCGGTGACGAGGCGACGGGCGCGAACATCGTGCGCGTGGCGCTGTCGGCTCCGCTGAAGCAGATCGCCTTCAACGGTGGGCTCGAGCCCGGCGTTGTCGCCGAGAAGGTCACCAACTCGAAGCCGGGCGTCGGCCTTAACGCCGCCACCGGTGAGTACGAGGACCTGCTCAAGGCGGGTGTCGCCGACCCGGTCAAGGTGACGCGTTCGGCGCTGCAGAACGCGGCGTCCATCGCGGCGCTGTTCCTGACCACCGAGGCCGTCGTGGCCGACAAGCCGGAGAAGGCCGCCGCTCCCGTCGGCGACCCGACCGGTGGCATGGGTGGCATGGACTTCTAG
- a CDS encoding NAD(P)-binding protein, with the protein MTSIETDYLVVGAGAMGMAFTDTLVAETDAQVVVVDRGHSPGGHWNSAYPFVRLHQPSAYYGVNSRALGSDSIDQLGWNEGLYELATVGEICAYFEKVMHQDLLPSGRVSYFPMSEYLGEGRFRSLAGGDHTVTVRRRIVDATYLQTTVPSMRPPVYQVADGVDCVPPNGMPAHALGRDRFVVVGAGKTGIDACLWLLRNGIPPERLTWIMPRDSWLMDRANIQPGPQFLERFQAGFAHRLVAIEAATDVADLFDRLEDCGNLLRLDPSVQPTMYRCANVTTTELEQLRRIGDVVRLGRVQRIEPGRVILDGGEVSVDGSALFVDCSADGLEKRLPVTVFDGDRMTLQSIRGCQQVFSSGMIAHVEAAYGDDETRNRLCRPVPHPNTEIDWLTTTLAEQRNQVDWFEDGALMGWLSEARLDLMRHMYAPLIDLPQKKRDKVFGLIATGLRKANDKLETLLAAHLSTAPQATEARR; encoded by the coding sequence GTGACAAGCATCGAGACGGACTACCTGGTTGTCGGCGCGGGTGCAATGGGGATGGCCTTCACCGACACACTGGTGGCAGAGACCGACGCGCAGGTGGTGGTCGTCGACCGCGGTCACTCGCCGGGTGGTCACTGGAACAGCGCATACCCTTTCGTCCGCCTGCACCAGCCGTCGGCCTATTACGGCGTCAACTCCCGCGCGCTTGGCAGCGACAGCATCGACCAACTCGGTTGGAACGAGGGGCTTTACGAGTTGGCCACGGTGGGCGAGATCTGCGCCTATTTCGAGAAGGTGATGCACCAGGACCTGCTGCCGAGCGGTCGGGTGTCCTACTTCCCGATGTCGGAGTACCTGGGCGAGGGCCGGTTTCGCTCGCTGGCCGGTGGCGACCACACCGTCACCGTCCGCCGGCGGATCGTCGACGCGACCTACCTGCAGACCACGGTGCCGTCGATGCGTCCGCCGGTGTACCAGGTTGCGGACGGTGTCGACTGCGTGCCACCCAACGGCATGCCGGCCCACGCCCTCGGTCGGGATCGCTTCGTGGTCGTCGGCGCCGGCAAGACCGGTATCGACGCGTGTTTGTGGTTGCTGCGCAACGGTATTCCACCGGAGCGACTGACCTGGATCATGCCGCGTGATTCCTGGCTGATGGATCGCGCCAACATCCAGCCAGGCCCGCAATTCCTGGAACGATTCCAAGCCGGCTTCGCGCATCGACTGGTAGCCATCGAGGCCGCCACCGACGTGGCGGACCTGTTCGACCGCCTGGAGGACTGCGGCAACCTGCTGCGGCTGGATCCGTCGGTGCAGCCGACCATGTATCGCTGCGCGAACGTGACGACGACCGAACTCGAGCAGTTGCGCCGGATCGGCGACGTCGTGCGACTCGGCAGGGTGCAACGCATCGAACCGGGCAGGGTGATTCTGGACGGCGGCGAAGTCAGCGTCGACGGCTCGGCGCTGTTCGTCGACTGCAGCGCCGACGGACTGGAAAAGCGACTGCCGGTAACGGTTTTCGACGGCGATCGGATGACGTTGCAGAGCATCCGGGGTTGCCAGCAGGTGTTCAGCTCCGGGATGATCGCTCACGTCGAGGCCGCCTACGGCGACGACGAGACGCGAAACCGGCTGTGCCGGCCGGTACCGCACCCCAACACCGAGATCGACTGGCTGACCACGACATTGGCCGAGCAGCGGAACCAGGTCGACTGGTTCGAAGACGGCGCGCTGATGGGCTGGCTGTCCGAGGCGCGGCTGGACCTGATGCGGCACATGTACGCCCCGCTGATCGACCTGCCGCAGAAGAAGCGCGACAAGGTCTTCGGTTTGATCGCGACGGGCCTTCGTAAGGCCAACGACAAGCTGGAAACGCTACTGGCCGCGCATCTTTCAACCGCGCCGCAGGCTACCGAGGCCCGCCGCTAA
- a CDS encoding aldehyde dehydrogenase family protein: MTTITPPATASDFTGTGTIHNPATGAIAGQVQWTDATGIPAIAAGLRATQRDWERRGPDGRAKVLARYAVWLGEHRDEIEDLLIKETGKSATDAAQEVPMLIMILSYYIRTMAEALAPEKRPAALPLMAIKKVSIHYRPRPVVGIIAPWNYPVANALMDGIGALAAGCAVLLKPSERTPLTAEVLRRGWLESGAPDVFAVVQGARAVSEAVIDNSDYIQFTGSCATGSKVMERAARRLTPVSLELGGKDPMIVLEDADVDLAAHAAVWGAMFNAGQTCVSVERVYVLEQVYDKFVEAVVRDVKALQVGAGEGHDFGALIDEQQLAVTERHVREALAAGARALTGGQRTTTSGSFYPPTVLVDVDHSMTCMTEETFGPTLPIMKVDSVSEAIRLANDSEYGLSASVFSKDFDRAKEVALQLDCGAVNINDVITNLMCTTAPMGGWKTSGIGARFGGADGLRKFCRVETVVTPRTNVGAGQNYYHNSFKALKRVNKMMTKMALSRPRRVAK, encoded by the coding sequence ATGACCACGATCACACCTCCCGCGACCGCGTCTGACTTCACCGGCACCGGCACCATCCACAACCCCGCGACCGGCGCCATCGCCGGCCAGGTGCAATGGACCGACGCGACCGGCATCCCGGCCATCGCCGCCGGGCTGCGCGCGACGCAGCGTGACTGGGAGCGGCGCGGACCCGACGGGCGCGCGAAGGTGCTGGCCCGCTACGCGGTATGGCTCGGCGAGCACCGCGACGAGATCGAAGACCTGCTGATCAAGGAGACCGGCAAGTCGGCGACCGACGCGGCCCAGGAAGTGCCGATGCTGATCATGATCCTGTCGTACTACATCAGGACGATGGCCGAGGCGCTCGCACCCGAAAAGCGGCCCGCCGCACTGCCTCTCATGGCGATCAAGAAGGTCAGCATCCACTACCGGCCGCGGCCCGTCGTCGGCATCATCGCGCCGTGGAACTACCCGGTGGCCAACGCGTTGATGGACGGCATCGGGGCGCTCGCCGCGGGCTGCGCGGTGCTGCTCAAGCCGTCCGAGCGGACGCCGCTGACCGCCGAGGTGCTACGGCGCGGCTGGTTGGAGTCCGGCGCGCCCGACGTGTTCGCGGTGGTGCAGGGCGCTCGCGCAGTGTCCGAGGCCGTGATCGACAATTCCGACTACATCCAGTTCACCGGGTCGTGCGCGACCGGCAGCAAGGTGATGGAGCGCGCCGCTCGCCGGCTCACCCCGGTCAGCCTCGAATTGGGCGGCAAAGACCCGATGATCGTGCTCGAGGACGCCGACGTCGACCTCGCCGCACACGCCGCGGTCTGGGGCGCGATGTTCAACGCCGGCCAGACCTGCGTCTCGGTGGAGCGGGTCTACGTGCTCGAGCAGGTCTACGACAAGTTCGTCGAGGCGGTCGTCCGCGACGTCAAGGCGCTGCAGGTCGGCGCCGGCGAGGGGCACGACTTCGGAGCGCTGATCGACGAGCAGCAGTTGGCGGTCACCGAGCGGCACGTCCGCGAGGCACTGGCGGCCGGAGCGCGGGCGCTGACCGGCGGGCAGCGCACCACCACCTCGGGCAGCTTCTACCCGCCCACCGTGCTGGTCGACGTCGACCATTCGATGACCTGTATGACCGAGGAGACCTTCGGCCCGACGCTGCCGATCATGAAGGTCGATTCGGTGTCCGAGGCAATCCGGTTGGCCAACGACAGCGAGTACGGCCTGAGTGCCTCGGTGTTCTCCAAGGACTTCGACCGCGCCAAAGAGGTTGCGCTGCAACTCGACTGCGGGGCGGTCAACATCAACGACGTGATCACCAACCTGATGTGCACCACGGCACCGATGGGTGGCTGGAAGACCTCCGGCATCGGCGCGCGCTTCGGTGGCGCCGACGGGCTGCGCAAGTTCTGCCGCGTCGAGACGGTTGTCACGCCGCGCACGAATGTCGGTGCGGGCCAGAACTATTACCACAATTCGTTCAAGGCGCTGAAGCGGGTCAACAAGATGATGACCAAGATGGCGTTGTCGCGCCCGCGTCGCGTCGCCAAGTAG
- a CDS encoding heme-binding protein, producing the protein MIPSCAACLILAPSAVAAPDPCSASGVAATASGVLNSASGYLDGHPDVNNVLTSAVNQSPAEAKSSVRGYFLSHVGEALELKGIAQPLLDLKGRCNSSVSPDQLAALFDALSAN; encoded by the coding sequence GTGATCCCCAGCTGCGCGGCCTGCCTGATCCTGGCGCCGTCCGCGGTCGCCGCGCCCGACCCGTGCTCGGCCAGCGGCGTCGCCGCCACTGCCAGCGGTGTGCTGAACTCGGCAAGCGGTTACCTCGACGGCCACCCGGACGTCAACAACGTGCTGACCAGTGCGGTCAACCAATCACCCGCCGAGGCGAAGTCGTCGGTGCGTGGTTACTTTCTCAGTCACGTCGGCGAGGCGCTGGAGTTGAAGGGCATCGCGCAGCCGCTGCTGGACCTCAAGGGCCGGTGCAACTCGTCGGTCTCGCCGGACCAGTTGGCCGCGCTGTTCGACGCGCTGTCGGCCAACTAG
- a CDS encoding carboxymuconolactone decarboxylase family protein, translating into MSRVQPLAPPWSEEDAAGINSWGHPDRTYEPLLLVRCLQRHPTLAARLRKMGESLYLAALLPPRTRTIAILRTCALVGCRYEWGGQAAFWGPIAGVGDDECDALVTGGPEDPRWTPADRTVIEAVDELERTGSWTDATWTALGRDLDDEQRIELLTAVGWYRTICTLCNALALPVEGWMRPWPASAR; encoded by the coding sequence ATGAGCCGTGTCCAACCCCTTGCCCCGCCATGGAGCGAGGAAGACGCCGCAGGCATCAACAGCTGGGGTCACCCCGACCGTACCTATGAGCCGCTGCTACTGGTTCGCTGCCTGCAGCGCCACCCGACGCTGGCGGCCCGGCTGCGCAAGATGGGCGAATCCCTCTACCTCGCCGCGCTCCTACCACCGCGCACCCGGACCATCGCGATCCTGCGGACCTGCGCGCTGGTCGGCTGCCGATACGAGTGGGGTGGGCAGGCGGCGTTCTGGGGGCCCATCGCCGGCGTCGGCGACGACGAGTGCGACGCGCTGGTCACCGGAGGACCGGAAGACCCGCGATGGACGCCCGCCGACCGGACCGTGATCGAGGCGGTCGATGAACTGGAGCGCACGGGCTCGTGGACGGACGCGACCTGGACGGCCCTCGGCCGCGACCTCGACGACGAGCAGCGCATCGAATTGCTCACGGCCGTCGGCTGGTATCGCACGATCTGCACGCTGTGCAATGCGCTCGCGCTGCCGGTGGAGGGCTGGATGCGCCCCTGGCCGGCCTCAGCCCGCTGA